The Candidatus Polarisedimenticolaceae bacterium DNA window CGCCGATCCTCGACCTCAAGTACGGGCGTCGCCTCGGGATGGCTCCGACGGCGCACGCGTTGTCGATGGAGGCGGTCGCCTTCACCGCGGCGTCGGAGGTGCCGTACGAGGAGGCCGAGCGGGAGGCGGTCGCGCTGATCCTGAGCGTTCTCGGCGTGCACACCCAGGACACCGCCAGCGGCGATTTCTCGCTGTCGGCTCCGCAGGCATGGTCACGGAAGGGCGGGCGCGTGAAGGCCACGATCTCCGGGAACCTGTTCGCGCTCCTGCGTGATCCGGGGACGACGCTCGTCCGGTTCGAGGACGAGACGACGCCGGGGCTTCTCGTGACCTGCCGGATCGATCCGAGGTAGGCGCGTCCCTATCCCCCGGGACGTCCGCTTTCGATCGCCGCGGCGAGCTCCTCCGGCCGTTGCGAGCCGATCAGCAGGAGCGTGCCGTCCCGCAGCTCCAGCTCGACGCCCCGATCCCCGCTGACGTTGTAGGCCCAGCCCTTCGCCCCGATCCGGATCCCCCACCCTCCGTAGTCCCGGATCGGCCGGTACGTCACCGCACGCGCCGCGCGGACATCCCGGAGATCGACGATCCGCGGCTTCCCGTGGAACGGGAAGAACCGGTAGGTCAGCGTCGCGCCCTGGACTTCCACCCGCAGCCATGGGACGAGAAAGCTCACCGCGACGGTGACGCTCACCACGATGAGACTCCCTCCTGTGACCCTCGAGGGAGCGCTCCGCGCGGCAATCAACATCACCACGCCGATCAGGCCGGGGATGGCACCGAGGAGCATCCCCACACGACCCAGCGAGGACGAGCGGAAGGTCTGCGTCTCGACGAACGGCGCCATCGGGATCCTCCGACTCCTTGCCGGCGATCCTAGCTCCGGTATCCTCCCCTCCGTGCTTGACGATCGTCAGCCCGCCCGCCGCTCCGACCCCGTCGAACGGGCCGTGCGGACCTGCCCGAACTGCGGGAAGGAGCTCGCCGAGCGGAAGTGCAAGCTCTACTGCCCGGATCCCGCCTGCGGGTACTACCTGAGCTGCGCGGACTACTACTGACCCTCGCTTGACAGGTCCCCCGGGCCATCCCACAAGACCCCTCGTCGCGGCGCGGTTTTCCGCGAGACGGGAGGTGTGCGGATGCGAGCCGATCGGTTCACCCTGAAAGCCCAGGAAGCCCTGCAGGAGGCGCAGGCTTCCGCGGCCGGCTCCGGCCACGCCGAAGTCCGCCCGCTCCATCTCCTCGTCGCCGTCGCCCGCCAGAAGGAAGGAATCGTCGGCCCGATCCTGGAGAAGCTCGGGGCCGACCCGCGAGCCGTCGCCTCGGCGGCGGAGGAACGGCTCGAGTCCCTCCCCCGCGTGCAGGGACAGCCCGACACGCACGTCTCCCGGGCGCTCGCGGAGGTCCTGACGACCGCCGAGGCCGCCGCCAAGGAGTTCGGCGACGAGTACCTCTCGACCGAGCACCTCCTCCTCGCCATGGTCCGCGGAACCGGCGAGGCGGCCGAGATCCTGAAGAAGCTCGGGGCGACCCCCGACAACGTGCTGCACGCCCTGCGCGCCGTGCGCGGGTCGAGCCGCGTCACCGACCAGAACCCCGAGGACAAGTACCAGGCGCTTCGGAAGTACGCGCGCAACCTGACCGATCTGGCGAGGCGCGGGAAGATCGACCCCGTGATCGGCCGCGACGACGAGATCCGCCGCACGCTGCAGATCCTCGGCCGGCGAACGAAGAACAATCCGGTGCTCGTGGGCGACCCGGGCGTCGGGAAAACCGCGATCGTCGAGGGGATCGCCAAGCGCATCGCCGACGGCGACGTCGCGGAGTCGTTGCGCGACAAGGACGTCGTCGCCCTCGACCTCGGGGCCCTGATCGCGGGCTCGAAGTACCGCGGCGAGTTCGAGGACCGGCTCAAGGCCGTGCTCAAGGAAATCCAGGACGCCGACGGGCGCGTGATCCTCTTCATCGACGAGCTGCACACCCTCGTCGGGGCCGGCGCCGCCGAAGGGGCGGTCGACGCGGCGAACCTCCTGAAGCCCGCGCTCGCGCGCGGCGAGCTGCGCTGCATCGGCGCGACGACCCTCAACGAATACCGCAAGCACATCGAGAAGGACGCGGCGCTCGAGCGACGGTTCCAGCCGGTGATGGTGGGCGAGCCCTCCGTCGAGGACACGATCTCCATCCTCCGGGGACTGCGCGAGCGGTACGAGACCCACCACTCCGTGAAGATCCAGGACGCGGCGCTCGTCGCGGCGGCGACCCTGTCGCACCGCTACATCGCCGACCGGTTCCTCCCCGACAAGGCCATCGACCTCGTGGACGAGGCGGCGGCGCGCCTGAAGATGGAGATCGAGTCGGTCCCGACCGAGGTGGACGAGGTCCAGCGCCAGGTCACCCGCCTCGAGATCGAGCGGCAGGCGTTGAAGCGAGAGACCGACGCCCCTTCGGCGGAGCGCCGCGACAGGCTCGAGGGCGAGCTCGCCGACCTCCAGGAGCGGCTGAAGGGGCTGAAGGCCCGCTGGTCGTCCGAGAAGGAGGCGATCGGCCGGATCGGCGCGCTGAAGAAGAAGATCGAGGAGACGCGGATCGAGGCCGAACGCGCGGAGAAGGAGTCCGTACTCGACCGCGCGGCGGAGCTGCGTTACGGGATCGTCCCGAAACTCGAGCACGAGCTCGCGGACGAGAATGCGAAGCTCGCCGACCTCCAGCGGGACGGCGCGATGCTCAAGGAAGAGGTCGGGGAGGAAGACATCGCCGCGGTCGTGTCGAAATGGACCGGGATTCCGGTGGCGAGGATGCTCGAGGGGGAGGCGACGAAACTCGTCCACCTCGAGGACGAGCTGCACCGCCGGGTCGTCGGCCAGGACGAGGCGGTCGCCGCGGTCTCAACCGCCGTCCGCCGGGCGCGGGCGGGCCTCAAGGACCCCGATCGGCCGATCGGCTCGTTCCTGTTCCTCGGACCGACGGGGGTCGGAAAGACCGAGCTGGCCCGGGCGCTCGCGGCGAACCTGTTCGACGACGAGAAGGCGATGATCCGCCTGGACATGAGCGAGTACCAGGAGCGCCACACGGTCGCTCGGATGATCGGGGCCCCTCCCGGGTACGTCGGCCACGACGAAGGGGGCCAGCTCACCGAGGCGGTCCGGCGCAGGCCGTACACGGTGGTCCTGCTCGACGAGATCGAGAAGGCGCACGCCGAGGTCTTCAACGTGCTGCTGCAGGTCCTCGACGACGGGCGGCTCACCGACGGGAAGGGGCGCACGGTCGACTTCCGCAACACGATCGTGATCATGACCTCGAACCTCGGGTCGGACCTGATCCTCGAGCGCACCGGGGAGCGGCCGAACCTGCTCAAGGCCGAGCTCGAGGGGATGCTGCGCCGTTCCTTCCGGCCCGAGTTCCTGAACCGGATCGACGACGTGATCGTCTTCGGGTCGCTGACCCCGGACGACCTCCTGAAGATCGTCGACCTGCAGCTCGAGCGGCTGCGGGCGATCCTCGCCCCGCGCCGGATCGAGCTGGAGGTGACTCCGCAGGCCAAGCAGCGCCTGGCGGAGGCCGGTTACGACCCCGCCTACGGGGCGCGGCCGCTAAAGCGGACGATCCAGAAAATGATCCAGGACCCCCTGGCCCTGAAGCTCCTCGAAGGGTCGATCGCGCAGGGAAACGTCGTCGTCGCGGAGTCGAACGGCCAAGGGATCACCCTGACGGCTGGCGGCGTGACCGTACAATAAGCGGTCGGGTCGTCCGTTTCGCGACCCGGGGAGCGCGCGATGGCGATCCAGCGCTGGGATCCGGTCCGGGATCTGGTTCAGCTCCAGGAGCGGTTCAACCGCCTGTTCGACGACGTGCTCGCGCGTTCGGGAGCGGTGCGCGAGGCGGAGTCGGCGGCGCGCACCGGCTGGAGGCCGTCGACCGACGTGTTCGAGGAGCCCGCGCGGTACGTCGTGCGCGTCGACCTCCCGGGCGTCCCTCCGTCGGACGTCGAGATCGAGGTCGAGGAGACCGCACTGCACGTCCGCGGGGAGCGCCGGATGGACCTCGGGGTCCCGCGCGACGCGTACCTGCGCTCCGAACGGCCGCAGGGAGGGTTCGGCGTCAGCCTGCAGATCCCGGCGTCGGTCGATCGTGCGAGGATCGAGGCGGCCCACCGGGACGGGGTCCTGGAGATCGTCCTTCCCAAGCGGAAGGACGAGGGGCCGGCGCGGGTGAAGGTCGACGTCAAGTGATGCGGTGAAGGAAGGCATGAACGACACCAACGAGAAGGACGAGCCGACGATCAAGGTCGAGGACCGGCGTTTCTGGGCCCGGGGCGAGACCGACGAGCCCGAAACGCCTCCCGCGGCGAACCCCGAGCTCGAGGCCGCCCTCGCCCGCGCGGAGGCCGCCGAGAAGCGCCTGTACGACCTGAGCGCGGCGGTCACGCAGATGCGTCAGGAGCAGGAGGCGATGCGCCAGCGTGTCGAGCGCGACCTCGACCGGCGCGTCGCCGGCAAGTTCGGCGACGTCGTCGAGGGGGTCCTTCAGGCGCTCGACGACCTCGACCTCGCGATCGAGCACGCGAAGGGGAACCCCGCCGCGGAGGCCTTCGCGCACGGCGCCGCCATCGCGCGGGACCGGTTCGTCGCCGCCCTGCAGCGCGGCGGCGTCGAGCGTATGGACCTGGACGGCACGGAGTTCGACCCGAACGTCGCCGAGGCGCTCGCCGCCGAGCCGGTGGAGGACCCGTCGAAGCATCACACGGTCCTCCGGACGATGCGACCCGGGTACCGGCTCGGCGATCGGGTCCTGCGCGCGGCCCGCGTGATCGTGGGTCGCGCGTGAGTCGCTTCGGGCTTTACGTCCGCTTCACACGCCCGTTCACCCTGATGCCTCCGCTTCTGGGGGTGGTCTCCGGCGCGATCACCGCATGGGGATCGGCGTCGAACCCCCACGTCCTCGCGGGTCTCCCCCGCCAGTGGACCTGGAGCATCGTCTCGACGATCGTCCTCGGCTCGTTGTGCGCCGCGCTCCTCAACGCCGCCTCGAACGTCATCAACCAGGTCTACGACCTCGAGAACGACCGAATCAACAAGCCCGAGCGGCCGCTTTGCACCGGGGAGATCTCCGTGCGCGCGGCGTGGTGGTACTCGGTCGCGCTCTACGTCGTCGCCGTGCTCCCGACGTGGCTCGTCGTGATCTGGCCCGCGCGGACGCTCGCCGAGAAGGCGGCCGCCGAGCTCCATCTGCACCAGTGTTTCTTCATCTACATCGCCGGGATGATCTTCACGTTCATCTACAGCGCGCCGGCGTGGGGTCGGACGAAGGCGAACGCGTTCCTCGCGAACCTCACGATCGCGATCCCGCGCGGTTGCCTGCTGAAGGTCGCCGGCTGGTCGATGGTCGCGTCGGTCTTCCACGTCGAGCCGTGGTTCATCGGGACGATCTTCTTCCTCTTCCTGATCGGCGCCGCGACGACCAAGGACTTCTCGGACATGAAGGGGGACGAGGCGGCCGGCTGCCGGACCCTTCCCATCCGCTACGGCGTGCGGAACGCGGCCCGGATGATCGCGCCGTTCTTCGTCTTCCCGTGGCTGCTGATCCCGATCGGGGCGTTCGTGCCCGATCCGTTCTGGCCCGACCACACGATCCTGACGGGAAACAAGGGGATGCTCGTGGCCCTGGGCGCGCTCCTGTCGGTCTGGGGGGCCTACACCGTCTACCTGATCCTGAAGAACCCGGACGACCTGGCCACGACCGAGAACCACCCGTCGTGGACGCACATGTACCTGATGATGATGGCGGCGCAGGTCGGGTTCGCCCTGGCGTACCTCGTCTAACCGGCCAGCCCCGCCAGCGCCAGCGCCACGAGACCGCCGACCACGGTGTTGGTGAAGTTGACGATCTCGTTGTCGATCAACTTGACCTTCTCGAAGGTGGCGCCGAGGAACGACTCGAGCGTCGTGCCCACGAACGCCGCCACCGCGACGATCCCGACCCCGGGCCCGTCGATGAGCCCGGTCGCCCACGCGACCGCTCCCACGACGAGCGAGCCGGCGATGCCGGCGAGCGTCCCCTCGAGCGAGACGGCGCCGTCGGTCCCCGCCTTCACCCGCTCGAGGGTCGTCACGAGGAAATGCCGCTTCCCGTACGCCTGCCCGATCTCGGAGGCGACGGTGTCCGAGGCCTTCGTCGCGAAGGCGGCGACGAGGGCGAGGAGGAATCCCTCGGGCCGGCCCGTCGCGACGGCGAGGAACGCGAACGCGAGACCCGCCGTCGTGTTCGCGAGGGCGTGTTTGGCGCTGCGCCGGCCGCCTTTCTCCTGGGCAATCCCGAGCGCCGCTTTCCTGGCGTAGCCGAGCTTCGTGCAGGCGGTCCCGAGCACGAAGAACGTGAAGAGCATCAGGAAGCCGCGCCAGCCCGAGAAGCCGTAGAGGAGCGTGCCGAGCATCCACCCCACGATCGCTCCGGAGGTGCCGACCCCGCGCGCGGCGAAAGCCGCGACCGCGAGGACGGCGTTGACGCCGGCGCCGACGAGCAGGTCGCGCGACATCGTGGGCCACGCGTCGACGAGGGCCTGCGGCTCGACGAAGGTCGCGGCCAGAAGCGTCGCCCCGCCCACGACGGGGACCAGGATGTTGTCGTCGATCCCGGTGCGCAGCGACTCCGCGACCCCCGCCGCGAGCGCCGCGGCGAAACACCCGCCCAGCAGCAGGATCGGATCCCAGTGCGGCTGCGCCGCGTCGAGGAACGACGCGCCGATCCACGTGACGGGCCGGCCGGCGGCGCCGTCGAGGGCGCCGTGCTGGACCCATCGCAGAAGCCACGCCGAGGTCGCGCCGCCCCAGAGAACGAAGGCGACGAACCCCGCCCAGGACTTGCCGGGGTTCCAGGGCAGTTTCGGCCCTCGCAGGATCGTCCCGGCGACCGCCGCCATCCCGTCGCCGAAGGCGATGAGCGCCCAGACGGCGGCGGCGAGCTCGAGCCTGTCGCGGAACACGACGAGCAACGCGAGCACGGCGGCGGGGTACAGGGCGATGCCGAGGGAGTACCCGCGGTCGCGCTCTCCCTCGCGCAGGAGCGCGCGTTTCGTCAGGCGATGGAGCAGGAACAGGTTGAACGTCAGCGCGACGAGCGCGCAGAGCATCGCCTGACCGGGCGTGAGCCAGCGCAGCAGCAGGGCGAAGCCGCCCATCGCGACGTGAACGGCCTTGCGGACGAGCTCCGTCCTCGATCCCGACACCGCATCCCCCCGTCCGGCGCGTCAGCTCCGCGGAAGCGCCCCGGTCTCGCGCAGCCACGCCACCGTGCGCGCCACGCCGTCCTCGAGCGGGCGCGCAACATACCCCAGCTCCCGGATCGCGCGCTCCGAACGGTACGCCCATTCGTGGCGGTAGATCTCGACTTCGCGCTCGGTGAGCTGCGGCTGGATTCCGAACCACGTCGCGCCGAGGCGCTGGAGCCTTCCGATCCCCGACGCCACGCCGTAGGGAATCTTGACCCTGGGGGGAGCGATCCCCGTCTCCCGGGCGAAGAGCGCGAACAGGTCGTTGAGCGTCCGGTTGTCGCCGCCCAGGACGTACGCCGACCCGGCGGCGGCTCGCTCGGTCGCCGCGACCACCCCGTGGGCGACGTCCTCGACGAACGCGAAGCACCAGCGACGATCGCCGGGGCCGAGCATCCCCGGGAGCTTCCCGCGCGCGTGCTGCAGGAGCGTGGCGACGACGTGGTTCCCCTCGGTCAGCGCCCCGGGGCCGTAGATCACGCCGGGATAGAGCCGGACGACGGGAAGCCCCGCCCCCGCCGCTTCGCGGGCGAGCCGGTCCGCGGCGAGCTTGGTGCGCTCGTAGTCGTTGAAAGGGCCGAGCGCGGGGCGGGGCGTGTCCTCGTCGAACTCGGTCCCGTCCGTGGGCCCGAGGGCGAAGAACGACGACACGTAGACGAGCTTCGCCCCGGTGGCCCGCGACGCGTCGAGGGCGCTCGAGAACCCTCCGACGTTCACGCGATCGAACTGCGACGCATCCCGCACCCAGACCTTGACCAGCGCCGCGGCGTGCACGATCGCGTCGCACCCGTCCGCGGCCTTCCGGAACGCGGCGGCATCGGTCGCGTCGCCGACGGCGGTCTCCGCCTCCGACGGTCGCGACGTCCAGCGCGACGGCTCGCGCACGAATCCACGCACCCGGTGCCCGGACGCCGCGAGCGCGGTCGCGACGCGCCCTCCCAGAAAGCCGGTGACCCCCGAAACCAGGATTCTCACTGTTGCGTCCCCCGCCAGTCGATCAGCTTGCCGATGCCGCGCAGGTCGATCGTGAAACGGAAATCGCGTCGCTCCGCACCCGTGAAGTCGCGCTTCAGGTACTCGGCCAGGAAGCCGCAGCACTGCAGGTAGTACTCGAGGCGCCACACCTGCTCGGGGATCTTCGTCTCCCCGGCTGGAGCGTCCGGGTTGAAGGTCCCCTCCACGTCGAATCGCACGCGGCCGTCCCAGAGCGTCGCCCCGGTCGCCAGGCGCATCTGCGTCGAATCGGCGGCACCCACCGCGAGGCCGGGGGTGCTCGTCAGCGTGAACGAACCCCGGAACGCGTCGCTCCGGTACGCGCCGGACAAGGAGAGGCTCCGGAGGCGGTCGTAGAGGATGTCGTACGAGGTGCGAAGGTCGAGACTCACGTTGGGGAGCGGGTTCAGCCGGCCGCTGAGCGCAACCGGCGAGCGACGCGACACCGACTCGTTGGAGCCGTCGCGATCGAGGTCGGCGAAGCTCAGGTCGTTGAGGAACGACCGGGTTTGCGAGATCTCCACGCTGGCGATCTCGACCGGCTCCTGCGGCGGCGGAGGCTCGGTCGCCGGCTGGAGCGCCTGCGCGGATTCGGAGGGGGGCGCGGCGGTATCGCTGGCCTCCCGCACGGGGCCCCCGGAGACGTCCGGAACGAGGATGCGCTCGCCTTCGTCCACCGGGGCCGGCGGACGGGAGCGGGGGCGCTGCGCGAACAGGCGCGAGCGCACGCCGTAGCTCACCTGGTCCAACGCCCCGATGAGACGATCGACCTCGTCGTAGACGAGGATCTCGGCGGAGCGATCGAAGGTCTCCTGGTGCGCGTACGTGACCCGCGGCTCGATGGTGTGTTTGTAGCGTTTGGAGAACTTCCCGCCCGGCTTTTCGATGATGCGGAACAGCTTCGGCCCGACGAGCTCGATGCCGCCCCCCGCGACGAATCGCGACAGGCCGGTGTCGAGGACCTCGATCGGATCGTCGGCGTCGGTCGGCGGCGTCTGGCTCTGCGTCCAGTGCGTCATGCGGATGTTGACGCTCGGGTTGATGTCGAGCCAGGGAAAAGGCGAGAAAGGGGCCGAGAGGGTCGGGAACAGGTCGCCGCGACGGTAGTCGGCGTCGATCCGGTCCGATCGCTGCTGGATGCTCGCGACCGAGGCCTCGTAGGTGAAATAGAGCGGCGTCCGCCCGAGCCTTCGGCTCCTGCCGCGCCATTCGATCTCCGGGAACGTCTGCTGGACCTTGCTCGTCTCGACGCAGACGACCCCGTCGCACTCCTGGAACAGCTGCTCGCGGCGCAGCTCGCGCACGTTGATGCTGGTCCACGCGCCGTTGCGGGAGAACTCCAGGCGCCCCAGGATCGTCGGCGACGACACGAGGTTGATCGAGCTCTCGTAGTCGTTGTAGAAGTCGAAGTCGCTGATCTGGTTGACGTCCGCGACCATGCGGAAGCCGTTGAGGAAGGTCTGCGTCTGCTGGTAGCTCCACTTCCACCGCGCCTCGCCGGAGACCTGGTCGTCGATGTAGAACCCGGCGACGTCGAGGTCCCCGGAGGGGTTCGGCTTCGCGCGGAACCTCCCGCCCCCTCCGAACCCGGCCCGGGTGTAGTACTCGCCCGTGAGCGTCAGGTCGGCGCTGTCGCCCAACGGGATGAACAGCGACTGGCGGTAGACGTTTCCCCGATTGAGCGTCGATCCGAAGTCCGGGAACAGCAACCCCGCGGCGCGATCGCTCTTCACGGGCCAGAGGAAATACGGGAGGTAGACGAGCGGGAGTTGCTTGGCGCGGAACCGGACGTTGCGCATCCGCGCGTAGCGCTCGAGCCGGACGTCGGCGTGGGAGATCGCGATCGACCAGTAGGGGGTCGGCTGCGTGCAGGTCGAGATCACCGCCGTCTCGAGCAGGACGCGGTCTTCCCCTTTCTTGGTCACCCGGCGCGCGGTGAAGAAGAACTCGGCGCGCCCGGCGTTCGACTCGGGAACGAACTGGCCGCTCGCGTCGTCGATCGTGCCGTCTCCGGACTCGAGGTCGTAGTCGAGGCGGGCGCCGGCGATCCGGTTGCGCTGCCACACCACGAGGACGTTCCCCTCGCCGACCGCGTTCTTCCCCGCGACGCGGATGCGATCGGCCTGGACCCGCGTTCCGTTCTCCTTCACGGTGATCGTGACGTCCCCTTCGGCCTCGTAGCTCCGGTCGGCGCTTTCCCGGATCGAGCGCGCGCAGAGGTCGACCCCTCCTTCGAGGGTGACCCGGGCGAACGCCGCGGGACACGCAGGTTCGAGCGCCGTGGCCTGCGCCCGCACGACGTCGGCCGCGGCGAGGACCGCGCCGAGCGCCAGGACCAGCCGGAGCGCCCGGGCCATCAGAACTGGTCCAGATACGGGAGGAACGCGGCCTCGGCATCGAGCAGGTCCGCGGTCGGGGAGGTCGCGTCCAGCGCCCGGAGCATCGGGACGGCGCGCATCCTCGCGACCTGGCGCAGCCCCCATTCGGGAACGAGGGCCGCCTGGGAGCGGGGGATCCAGCCGAAGACCCTGCGCAGCCCGCGCGCGCGCGCTTCGGCCGCGGCAACGCGCAGCAGCTGGGCGAGGGTGTCCGGATCCGCGTCCACCGCACCCGCCTCCCGGAGTTCCCACTCCCCCTCGCCCTCGACGGCCACGACGTACCCCGCGAAACGTCCGTCCCGTGTCGCCACGCGGTACCGGCGGCTGAGGTCCGAACCGTCGAACCGCGCGAAGTACGAGCGCGCGCGTTCCAGCAGGAACCGCCAGTGCGCGAGATCGCGCAGGACCGCGATCGGCCGCGTGGCGCACCACGCGTCGTGCGCCTCCGCCACTGCGGGAAGGTCCTCCGGCAGCATGGGCCTGAGCGACCAGCCGACCAGTCCCCTCGGGGCGCGGGCGAGGGTGCCGTGCGCCTCCTCGGCGGGGAGCTCCCGGAAACCGAGCGAGGCGTAATAGCCGGTTCCGATGTCCGAGAAGAGCATCGCCGGTCCGTCGCCCGCGGCGGCGGCCTCCTCGAGGACACGCATCAGCATCGCGGCCGCGTGCCCCCGGCGGCGACGCGCCCGGGGGGTGAAGACGGCACCGATCGCACAGGCCCGACGGGTCCGCCCCCGCAGGCGCACGCGCGGGCGGTACAACTTCATGCTCGACAGGATGGGACCGTCCCCTTCCGTCCAGACGAGGAACCGGAGGTGGTCCCGGCCCCAAGCGGTGCGCCGCAGGTCCTCCCAAAGGCCGTGATAACCGGTGAAGTCGAGACCCGCGCCCCACAGCGCGTGCGACTCTTCATAGACGGCTTCGATCTGGTCGGAGCGGGCGACGTTGAGGGTCGGCACCCGCCTAGTTTACTCGGCGCCCTCGCGGGGGCACCGGCAACGGGAAAGTCGCCGATTGCACGCGAAGCAGTAGCCGTGACGCTCGAAGTACTCGACCATCTCCTGCTGCCACGCGTCGAGGATCGACAGCCGGTCCAGGACGGTCAATTGTCCGGACACGCTGGTGTCGCCCAGCCAGCCGCGCATGTTCGACAGGGAATCGTGGTACGCCTGCCGGAGCCGGAAGATCTCGGGATCGAGTTCGATCACGGCGTCAATGTACCGAGAGGCGCGCCGCGGCTCCAGACATTTCGCGGACCCGTGCGGCCCCGGTGCAGCGGCCACGCCGACTGTGGATTACCTGTGGAAACCGGCGCGAAACGGAAGATCCCCCCTGTGGACGGCCTGTGGATACGAAACCACGGCGAAGGCATCAACCCCTTATCTAGCAAGGGCTTGGAGGGGTGCTTGCGTTATGCACATGCGCATGTCGCGGCCGCCGAACGGGGCCCAGGACGTTTTCCACAACAAAAAGGCCGGGGCGTGAGCCCCGGCCTTCGTTGCAGTCGATGGGTCGTGGGGTTACCCCAGGAACTCGCGCAGGTCCTTGCACTCCTGAGCCTGCTGGATCTTCTTCAGCGCCGTGGCTTCGATCTGCCGCACCCGCTCGCGGCTGAGGCCCATCACGCGGCCGATCTCCTCGAGCGTGAACGGCATGTCGCGTCCGATGCCGAAGCGAAGGCGGATGATCTCGATCTCCCGCGGGTTCAGCACGCGCAGCGTCGCCTCGATCTTCTCGCGGAGCTCCCGATCGACCGTCTTCTCGAGGGGAGACGGGGCGTTCGGGTCGGCGACGAAGCGAAGCAGGCTCGGCGCGTCGTCGTCCGCGGAGAGCTCGTCGAGCGCCTGCGGCTCCTGGACGACGCCGAGGATCTCCTCGACCTTCGCGACCGGCATCCGGAGCTTCTTCGCGATCTCCGGCGGGGTCGGCTTGCGGCCGAGAGTCTCGCCGAGCTCCCGGCTGACGCGGGCGATCTTCTTGATCTTCTCGTTGACGTGCACCGGAATGCGGATGATCCGCGCCTTGTCCGCGATCGCCCGCTCGATGGCCTGCTTGATCCACCAGTACGCGTACGTCGAGAACTTGTTGCCGCGCTCGTATTCGAACTTCTCGACGGCCTTCATCAGGCCGATGTTCCCCTCCTGGATCAGGTCCATGAAGGAGATCCCGTGGTTCAGGTACTTCTTGGCGATGTGGACCACGAGGCGGAGGTTCGCCAGGATCAGCGCGTCACGGGCATGGTCGACGTGGCGCTTGTGCTCGCGCCCCTCGCGCAGGACCAGCGAGACCTTGGGCTCGCGGTGCTCCCGCTCGTACCGGACGAGCCGGCCCCAGAAGGTCTCGAGGTCGTCGAGCGGCCACTCGCGCCCGCGCTTGGGACCGTCCTGGTCCCCTTCGAGCACGTAGTCCCGGACGTGTACGGGGAGCTTCACCGCGAGCTTCGCGAGCCCCTCACGCCCCTCCTGAAGCTCACGCGCCAGGGCGACTTCCTTGTGCTCGTCGATGAGCGGGGTCGCACCCATCTCCCGCAGGTAGATCGGGAGGATCGCCGCCGTCGGACGATCGGTTTCGGTCGCCGGAGCGTTCTTCCGCCGGCGGGCGGCCCTCTGCGCGGCCTCGATCTCGGCCTGCGCCTCGGCCACCGCGTCCGCGGCGTTCGGGTCGAACTCGACCATCTCGTCCAGTGTCATCTTGCGCGCCATGAACTCTCCGAAAGAAAAATACCGATTCGGGACTCCAAACCAATGAAAGATCCGCGCCAGCCCGGTCCACGGGCGAACCACGTCCAACGGTGTCGGAAAAACGGCGCGAACGTGATGGAATTCCCGAACTCCCCCGTGCCGCGTCGATGTCGCTGTCACCGCATCGCGCGCAATTAACCACTCCAAGTTGGCCGAGTTACAGCGCTCGCGCGAAAAGTGCGCCGTTGTGACGTGTCCCGTTCCCTCCACGTGTGCTACGGTGCGCCGTTTCCCGAGGAACGGATGCGTACCGTCCGCGTGGCCTTGGCCCAGATCGCCCCGAAACTCGGGGACCTTCCAGCGAATCTCGCCCTCCATCTCGACTTCGTGCGCAGGGCCCGCCGTGAACGGGCGCAACTCGTGGTGTTTCCGGAGCTTTCCCTCACGGGGTACCTCCTCCGGGACCAGGTTCCGGAGGTGGCGGTGCGGCTCGACGACCGTCGCCTCACCCCGCTCCTCAAGGCCTCGAACGGAGTCGACATCCTCTTCGGCGGCGTGGAGGAGGCAGATGGGCACCGGTTCCACAACGCCGCCGTGTACCTCTCGAAGGGACGGGTCGTCC harbors:
- a CDS encoding GNAT family N-acetyltransferase; the encoded protein is MPTLNVARSDQIEAVYEESHALWGAGLDFTGYHGLWEDLRRTAWGRDHLRFLVWTEGDGPILSSMKLYRPRVRLRGRTRRACAIGAVFTPRARRRRGHAAAMLMRVLEEAAAAGDGPAMLFSDIGTGYYASLGFRELPAEEAHGTLARAPRGLVGWSLRPMLPEDLPAVAEAHDAWCATRPIAVLRDLAHWRFLLERARSYFARFDGSDLSRRYRVATRDGRFAGYVVAVEGEGEWELREAGAVDADPDTLAQLLRVAAAEARARGLRRVFGWIPRSQAALVPEWGLRQVARMRAVPMLRALDATSPTADLLDAEAAFLPYLDQF
- the lptD gene encoding LPS assembly protein LptD: MARALRLVLALGAVLAAADVVRAQATALEPACPAAFARVTLEGGVDLCARSIRESADRSYEAEGDVTITVKENGTRVQADRIRVAGKNAVGEGNVLVVWQRNRIAGARLDYDLESGDGTIDDASGQFVPESNAGRAEFFFTARRVTKKGEDRVLLETAVISTCTQPTPYWSIAISHADVRLERYARMRNVRFRAKQLPLVYLPYFLWPVKSDRAAGLLFPDFGSTLNRGNVYRQSLFIPLGDSADLTLTGEYYTRAGFGGGGRFRAKPNPSGDLDVAGFYIDDQVSGEARWKWSYQQTQTFLNGFRMVADVNQISDFDFYNDYESSINLVSSPTILGRLEFSRNGAWTSINVRELRREQLFQECDGVVCVETSKVQQTFPEIEWRGRSRRLGRTPLYFTYEASVASIQQRSDRIDADYRRGDLFPTLSAPFSPFPWLDINPSVNIRMTHWTQSQTPPTDADDPIEVLDTGLSRFVAGGGIELVGPKLFRIIEKPGGKFSKRYKHTIEPRVTYAHQETFDRSAEILVYDEVDRLIGALDQVSYGVRSRLFAQRPRSRPPAPVDEGERILVPDVSGGPVREASDTAAPPSESAQALQPATEPPPPQEPVEIASVEISQTRSFLNDLSFADLDRDGSNESVSRRSPVALSGRLNPLPNVSLDLRTSYDILYDRLRSLSLSGAYRSDAFRGSFTLTSTPGLAVGAADSTQMRLATGATLWDGRVRFDVEGTFNPDAPAGETKIPEQVWRLEYYLQCCGFLAEYLKRDFTGAERRDFRFTIDLRGIGKLIDWRGTQQ
- a CDS encoding DUF92 domain-containing protein, which encodes MSGSRTELVRKAVHVAMGGFALLLRWLTPGQAMLCALVALTFNLFLLHRLTKRALLREGERDRGYSLGIALYPAAVLALLVVFRDRLELAAAVWALIAFGDGMAAVAGTILRGPKLPWNPGKSWAGFVAFVLWGGATSAWLLRWVQHGALDGAAGRPVTWIGASFLDAAQPHWDPILLLGGCFAAALAAGVAESLRTGIDDNILVPVVGGATLLAATFVEPQALVDAWPTMSRDLLVGAGVNAVLAVAAFAARGVGTSGAIVGWMLGTLLYGFSGWRGFLMLFTFFVLGTACTKLGYARKAALGIAQEKGGRRSAKHALANTTAGLAFAFLAVATGRPEGFLLALVAAFATKASDTVASEIGQAYGKRHFLVTTLERVKAGTDGAVSLEGTLAGIAGSLVVGAVAWATGLIDGPGVGIVAVAAFVGTTLESFLGATFEKVKLIDNEIVNFTNTVVGGLVALALAGLAG
- a CDS encoding NAD-dependent epimerase/dehydratase family protein, yielding MRILVSGVTGFLGGRVATALAASGHRVRGFVREPSRWTSRPSEAETAVGDATDAAAFRKAADGCDAIVHAAALVKVWVRDASQFDRVNVGGFSSALDASRATGAKLVYVSSFFALGPTDGTEFDEDTPRPALGPFNDYERTKLAADRLAREAAGAGLPVVRLYPGVIYGPGALTEGNHVVATLLQHARGKLPGMLGPGDRRWCFAFVEDVAHGVVAATERAAAGSAYVLGGDNRTLNDLFALFARETGIAPPRVKIPYGVASGIGRLQRLGATWFGIQPQLTEREVEIYRHEWAYRSERAIRELGYVARPLEDGVARTVAWLRETGALPRS